Proteins from a single region of Schistocerca gregaria isolate iqSchGreg1 chromosome 3, iqSchGreg1.2, whole genome shotgun sequence:
- the LOC126356145 gene encoding retinol dehydrogenase 14-like isoform X4 — protein sequence MLSPGIIKSEARKATSGIGKETARDLAKRGARVILACRDQQKGLEARDEIIRTTGNKNVILHLVDLSSLASVRKFAENIKKSENCLDILVNNAGVVGLPPKFTKDNLLIGMHVNHFGPFLLTLLLLDLLKKSAPSRIVMVSSVAHIYAKLSVDTINEKDDNGLRVYANSKLCNILFANELSHRLMGTGVTVNSLHPGIVKTDIFRRLPRFIMLTINYLFGQFGKTAYEGAQTSIYLAVSEDVEGVTGKYFADCKEAQTSSSAQDEELARKIWIKSEILVGLKPEEKYW from the exons ATGCTTAGCCCTGGAATCATAAAGTCAGAAGCTAGGAAGGCTACAAGTG GTATTGGAAAGGAGACTGCAAGAGACTTAGCAAAAAGAGGTGCTCGAGTAATTTTAGCCTGTCGTGATCAGCAGAAGGGCCTGGAAGCTAGAG ATGAAATTATAAGAACCACAGGAAATAAAAATGTGATTCTACATCTGGTTGACTTGAGTTCTCTAGCATCTGTGAGAAAATTTGCAGAGAACATAAAAAAGTCAGAGAACTGTCTGGACATATTAGTAAATAATGCTGGTGTTGTAGGCCTCCCGCCAAAGTTCACAAAGGACAATCTACTAATTGGGATGCATGTTAATCATTTTGGACCTTTCCTTCTAACACTTCTATTACTAG ATCTTCTGAAGAAGTCTGCACCAAGCCGAATTGTAATGGTATCATCAGTAGCACACATATATGCTAAACTCAGTGTAGATACTATAAATGAAAAAGATGATAATGGTCTTAGGGTTTATGCAAATAGTAAGCTTTGCAATATCTTGTTTGCCAATGAACTGTCACACAGACTAATGGGGACAG GAGTCACTGTGAACAGTTTGCATCCAGGGATAGTTAAGACAGATATTTTTCGAAGATTGCCTAGATTCATTATGTTGACTATAAATTACCTATTTGGACAATTTGGAAAG ACAGCATATGAAGGGGCACAAACAAGTATTTACCTTGCTGTGTCTGAAGATGTCGAGGGTGTAACTGGAAAATATTTTGCAGATTGCAAG GAGGCACAGACGTCTTCTTCAGCACAAGATGAAGAGCTAGCTAGAAAAATATGGATCAAAAGTGAAATACTAGTCGGCTTAAAGCCTGAGGAGAAGTATTGGTGA